One Mangrovimonas cancribranchiae DNA segment encodes these proteins:
- a CDS encoding type II CAAX endopeptidase family protein, whose protein sequence is MKRLLAQYPNVSRIILATLLFAVVLVLSIIFNKGVVKQYFPYTAPILLFLATWFFYKGEGKTLKAIGLNFSLRNLLCLPLGILIGAFAFFGAKYLRAVLVGETFELSLSIDYSTILYAFYFILPQVATEELLFRGYLFKKTIEIFNVVVANVIFSILFMLIHVLDEGVLNNMGMIVMLGISIPVGHLLFATGLLKCKTLYFPIGLHLGNNWATRHLISSGNSGESIFFIPNTVVFDTWTPFIAMLILFNGFYLLVTFLIWKWNDLLLFRRKT, encoded by the coding sequence ATGAAACGACTGCTTGCACAATATCCCAATGTATCACGTATTATTTTAGCAACCTTACTATTTGCCGTTGTATTGGTATTAAGTATCATTTTTAACAAAGGCGTAGTTAAACAGTATTTTCCTTATACAGCACCAATCCTCTTGTTTTTAGCAACTTGGTTCTTCTATAAAGGAGAAGGGAAAACACTAAAAGCTATTGGATTGAATTTTAGTTTAAGGAATCTATTGTGCCTGCCATTGGGTATTTTAATTGGAGCTTTTGCCTTTTTTGGCGCTAAATATTTAAGAGCTGTATTGGTTGGTGAAACCTTTGAATTGTCGCTTTCAATTGATTATTCAACAATATTATATGCGTTCTATTTTATTTTGCCACAAGTCGCCACTGAAGAATTGTTATTTAGAGGTTACTTGTTCAAAAAGACGATTGAAATTTTCAATGTAGTTGTAGCCAACGTGATTTTTTCTATCTTATTTATGCTTATACATGTGTTAGATGAAGGTGTGCTGAATAATATGGGCATGATTGTTATGTTAGGTATTTCAATACCTGTTGGGCATTTACTATTTGCCACGGGATTGTTAAAATGCAAAACGCTCTACTTTCCAATAGGTCTTCACTTGGGTAATAATTGGGCCACAAGGCATCTAATAAGTAGCGGTAATTCAGGTGAAAGTATCTTTTTTATTCCTAACACGGTTGTGTTTGATACGTGGACTCCTTTTATCGCTATGCTAATTTTATTCAATGGCTTTTATTTACTGGTAACATTTCTAATTTGGAAATGGAATGATTTGCTGCTTTTTAGACGTAAAACATAA
- the gyrB gene encoding DNA topoisomerase (ATP-hydrolyzing) subunit B has protein sequence MSEEAKKQYSADSIQALEGIEHVRMRPSMYIGDVGTRGLHHLVYEVVDNSIDEALAGHCDTIKVTINEDNSITTEDNGRGIPVDIHKKEGVSALEVVMTKIGAGGKFDKDSYKVSGGLHGVGVSCVNALSSSLKATVYRDGKIWEQEYERGKTLYPVKAVGDTDLRGTVVTFKPDPEIFQQTLEYSYDTLASRMRELAYLNKGITIVMTDKRHKTDDGEFEGETFHSENGLPEFVQFLDGNREPLIQKVIAFEGEKNDIPVEVAMVYNTSYAENLHSYVNNINTHEGGTHLTGFRRGLTHTLKKYADESGMLDKLKFDISGDDFREGLTAIVSVKVAEPQFEGQTKTKLGNREVSSSVSQAVSEMLTDYLEEHPDDAKTIVQKVILAAQARHAAQKAREMVQRKTVMSIGGLPGKLSDCSEQDPEQCEVFLVEGDSAGGTAKQGRDRKFQAILPLRGKILNVEKAMTHKVFENEEIKNIFTALGVTIGTEEDSKALNLSKLRYHKIVIMCDADIDGSHIATLILTFFFRYMRELIENGHVYIATPPLYLVKKGQKKRYAWSDKERDTIAEEFGGSVSVQRYKGLGEMNAEQLWDTTMNPEFRTLRQVNIDNGSEADRIFSMLMGDEVPPRREFIEKNAVYANIDV, from the coding sequence ATGAGCGAAGAAGCTAAAAAACAGTATTCCGCCGATAGTATTCAAGCCCTAGAAGGTATTGAACACGTACGTATGCGTCCGTCGATGTATATTGGAGATGTAGGAACCAGAGGATTACACCACTTGGTGTATGAGGTTGTAGATAACTCGATTGATGAAGCCTTGGCTGGACATTGCGATACCATAAAAGTAACCATTAACGAAGATAACTCCATCACTACCGAAGACAATGGTCGTGGTATTCCGGTGGATATCCACAAAAAAGAAGGCGTTTCTGCTTTGGAGGTTGTAATGACTAAAATTGGAGCAGGAGGTAAGTTCGATAAAGACTCTTACAAAGTGTCGGGTGGTTTGCACGGTGTTGGTGTAAGCTGTGTAAACGCTTTGTCATCTAGCCTAAAAGCAACTGTTTACAGAGATGGTAAAATTTGGGAGCAAGAATATGAACGCGGTAAAACATTATATCCAGTAAAAGCTGTTGGAGATACCGATTTGCGAGGAACCGTGGTAACCTTTAAGCCAGATCCAGAAATCTTCCAGCAAACCTTAGAGTATAGCTACGATACGTTGGCAAGTAGAATGCGTGAATTAGCTTACTTAAATAAGGGAATTACTATTGTTATGACCGATAAGCGTCATAAAACAGATGATGGTGAGTTTGAAGGTGAAACATTTCACTCTGAAAATGGATTACCAGAATTCGTACAGTTTTTAGATGGTAATCGTGAACCTTTAATTCAAAAAGTAATTGCGTTTGAAGGGGAGAAAAATGATATCCCAGTTGAAGTGGCAATGGTTTACAACACATCATATGCCGAAAACTTACACTCTTACGTAAACAATATCAATACACACGAAGGAGGAACGCACTTAACAGGATTCCGTCGTGGATTAACGCATACCTTAAAAAAGTACGCCGATGAATCTGGAATGTTGGATAAGTTGAAGTTCGACATCTCTGGAGACGATTTCCGAGAAGGTTTAACAGCTATTGTTTCGGTAAAAGTGGCCGAACCTCAGTTTGAAGGGCAAACCAAAACCAAATTAGGGAACCGCGAAGTATCGTCTTCTGTAAGTCAAGCGGTCTCAGAAATGCTAACGGATTATTTAGAAGAACATCCAGACGATGCCAAAACCATTGTGCAAAAGGTGATTCTTGCAGCGCAAGCGCGTCATGCAGCGCAAAAAGCACGTGAGATGGTGCAGCGTAAAACGGTGATGAGTATTGGTGGTTTACCAGGGAAATTAAGTGACTGTTCAGAGCAAGACCCTGAGCAATGCGAAGTATTCTTAGTTGAGGGTGATTCGGCAGGGGGAACAGCAAAACAAGGGCGTGATAGAAAGTTTCAAGCCATTCTTCCGCTACGTGGTAAAATTCTTAACGTAGAAAAGGCAATGACACATAAGGTGTTTGAAAACGAAGAAATCAAAAACATTTTTACGGCCTTAGGTGTTACCATAGGAACAGAAGAAGATAGCAAAGCCTTAAATCTTTCAAAACTGCGTTATCACAAAATAGTCATTATGTGTGATGCCGATATTGATGGTAGTCATATTGCAACTCTTATTTTAACGTTCTTCTTCCGTTATATGAGAGAACTAATAGAAAATGGTCACGTTTACATTGCAACACCACCATTATACTTAGTTAAAAAAGGACAAAAGAAACGTTACGCGTGGAGTGATAAAGAGCGCGATACCATAGCTGAAGAGTTTGGAGGAAGCGTAAGTGTTCAACGTTACAAAGGTCTTGGTGAGATGAACGCCGAACAACTTTGGGATACCACAATGAACCCTGAGTTTAGAACCTTGCGTCAAGTTAATATTGACAATGGTAGCGAAGCAGATAGAATCTTCTCTATGCTAATGGGCGATGAAGTGCCACCACGTAGAGAGTTTATCGAGAAAAACGCTGTTTATGCTAATATTGATGTTTAA
- the mdh gene encoding malate dehydrogenase: MKVTVVGAGAVGASCAEYIAIKNFASEVVLLDIKEGFAEGKAMDLMQTASLNGFDTKITGVTNDYTKTAGSDICVITSGIPRKPGMTREELIGINAGIVKSVSSSLIEQSPNTIIIVVSNPMDTMTYLVHKTTDLPKNRIIGMGGALDSARFKYRLAEALEAPISDVDGMVIGGHSDKGMVPLTAHATRNSVKVTEFLSDERLNQVKEDTKVGGATLTKLLGTSAWYAPGAAVSGLVQAIACDQKKMFPCSALLEGEFGLNDLSIGVPVILGRNGIEKIVEIELSDAEKAHLTESAEGVKKTNGLLDL; this comes from the coding sequence ATGAAAGTAACAGTAGTTGGAGCAGGAGCAGTAGGCGCTAGTTGTGCCGAATATATTGCCATTAAAAATTTTGCATCAGAAGTTGTCTTATTAGACATTAAAGAAGGCTTTGCAGAAGGTAAAGCTATGGATTTAATGCAAACCGCTTCATTAAATGGTTTCGATACTAAAATAACAGGTGTAACAAACGATTATACTAAAACAGCAGGTAGCGATATTTGCGTAATAACGTCTGGGATTCCACGTAAACCAGGAATGACTCGTGAAGAGCTAATAGGGATTAATGCGGGTATTGTAAAGTCTGTATCTTCAAGTTTAATCGAGCAATCGCCAAATACCATCATCATTGTGGTGAGTAACCCAATGGATACTATGACGTATTTAGTACATAAAACTACCGATTTACCAAAGAATAGAATTATTGGAATGGGTGGAGCGTTAGATTCTGCACGTTTTAAATATAGACTAGCTGAAGCTTTAGAAGCGCCAATTAGCGATGTAGACGGTATGGTAATTGGTGGACATAGCGATAAAGGTATGGTGCCATTAACAGCTCACGCTACAAGAAATAGTGTTAAAGTCACTGAGTTTTTATCTGATGAACGTTTAAACCAGGTAAAAGAAGATACTAAAGTAGGTGGAGCAACACTTACAAAATTATTAGGAACATCTGCTTGGTATGCGCCAGGAGCTGCAGTAAGTGGTTTAGTACAAGCCATTGCTTGCGACCAAAAGAAAATGTTCCCTTGTTCTGCTTTATTAGAAGGTGAATTTGGATTAAACGATCTTTCTATTGGTGTTCCAGTAATCTTAGGACGCAACGGAATTGAAAAAATCGTTGAGATAGAATTAAGTGATGCCGAAAAAGCACATTTAACAGAAAGTGCCGAAGGTGTTAAAAAAACCAACGGCCTTTTAGACCTATAA
- the secDF gene encoding protein translocase subunit SecDF translates to MQNKGLVKLFAILFGLVSIYQLSFTFKANSVEDEAQTISNGNFEEERIYLDSLSSEKVFDLGFADYTYDEVKENAMNLGLDLKGGVSVILQVSVKDILKGLANYSKDPVFNKALDDATELQKNSQNTYLEDFFVAFDAIKGDKKLASPEIFANRTLSEEITFDMSDDQVKPIIETKIDESIVSAFEVLRKRIDEFGVVSPSIQRLGDSGRILVELPGVKDKERAIKLLQSTAQLEFWEAYKGEQFMGFLNQVNELLKDMEAEQEDAVTESTEEEKPTDDTEQTEDDKIADLLGEDPDSSAVENNPLGKLIRGFGYQGGPIVAQFAVKDKDLVEEYLNMPQVRALLPAEMREVKFLFGKPATDSEIIDLYALIGNRDNVPPLSGAVVTDARQEFGPTGKPVVSMQMNTKGAKIWEELTGKAYQQQSQIAIVLDNVVYSAPGVTTGAISGGNSQISGEFTLNEATDLANVLRAGKLPASADIIQGEVVGPSLGQEAIDSGKLSFLIALGLVLVWMLFYYGKAGLFADIAMLFNILLIFGVLSGLGAVLTLPGIAGIVLTIGMSVDANVLIFERIREELYKGKEQKEAIQDGFANALSSILDANITTGLTALILFIFGTGPIKGFATTLLIGIGTSLFTAIFITRLIVDWYVGRGGKLEFSTGITKNLFRNINIEFLKKRKAAYIISAALIVVSLGSLFTNGLDQGVDFVGGRTYQVRFANDISASEITSNLTDVFGSADAKTFGSANQLKITTKYKVNEVGTEVDEEIRQDLYNALQPYFDGLSYEEFISDNEHKTVGLMKYYKVSPTIADDIKKASFWAILGSLIVVFLYILFRFKRWQFSLGAVAAVFHDVLIVLGIFSLTYKFMPFTMEIDQAFIAAILTVIGYSLNDTVVVFDRIREFFNEHTSWDFDKVINSSLSSTLSRTLNTSLTTLVVLLSIFIFGGDSIRGFMFALIIGVIVGTYSSLFIATPIMYDTVKRGDAKEGLRKKEDPKEEEEQEA, encoded by the coding sequence ATGCAGAATAAAGGATTAGTAAAGCTGTTTGCGATTTTGTTTGGTTTGGTGAGTATTTATCAATTATCATTCACATTCAAAGCGAATAGTGTTGAAGATGAAGCACAAACCATTTCCAACGGAAATTTTGAAGAAGAAAGAATTTATCTAGATTCTCTTTCAAGTGAAAAAGTTTTTGATTTAGGATTTGCCGATTACACTTACGACGAAGTTAAGGAAAACGCCATGAATCTTGGTTTAGATTTAAAAGGTGGTGTAAGTGTGATATTACAAGTCTCTGTAAAAGACATCTTAAAAGGGTTAGCTAATTACAGTAAAGATCCTGTATTTAATAAAGCATTAGACGATGCAACCGAGCTACAGAAAAATAGCCAGAACACGTATTTAGAAGACTTTTTCGTAGCTTTTGATGCAATTAAAGGCGATAAAAAATTAGCCTCACCAGAAATTTTTGCTAACAGAACTTTAAGTGAGGAAATCACTTTCGATATGTCTGATGATCAGGTGAAGCCTATCATTGAAACAAAAATAGACGAGTCTATTGTTTCTGCATTCGAAGTATTACGTAAACGTATCGATGAATTTGGTGTTGTTTCACCAAGCATTCAACGTTTAGGAGATTCTGGACGTATTTTAGTAGAATTACCAGGTGTAAAAGATAAAGAACGTGCTATTAAGCTTTTACAAAGTACAGCACAATTAGAATTCTGGGAAGCTTACAAAGGTGAGCAATTCATGGGCTTTTTAAATCAAGTCAATGAGTTGTTAAAAGACATGGAAGCAGAGCAGGAAGATGCAGTAACAGAAAGTACAGAAGAAGAAAAACCTACTGATGATACAGAGCAAACCGAAGACGATAAAATTGCCGATCTTTTAGGTGAAGATCCAGACTCATCTGCTGTAGAAAATAATCCATTAGGAAAGTTAATTAGAGGATTTGGTTACCAAGGTGGCCCAATTGTAGCACAATTTGCTGTTAAAGACAAAGACTTAGTAGAGGAGTACTTAAACATGCCTCAAGTAAGAGCTTTATTGCCAGCAGAAATGCGCGAAGTAAAATTCCTTTTTGGGAAACCAGCTACCGATAGCGAAATAATAGATTTATACGCTTTAATAGGCAATAGAGATAATGTGCCACCATTAAGTGGAGCTGTTGTTACAGATGCTAGACAAGAATTTGGCCCAACAGGAAAACCTGTAGTGTCTATGCAAATGAACACTAAAGGTGCTAAAATCTGGGAAGAATTAACAGGTAAAGCGTATCAGCAACAAAGCCAAATAGCTATTGTACTTGACAACGTTGTGTATTCTGCACCAGGAGTAACTACAGGAGCTATTTCTGGAGGTAATTCTCAAATTTCTGGAGAGTTTACTTTAAACGAAGCTACCGACCTTGCTAACGTACTACGTGCCGGTAAATTACCTGCTTCTGCCGATATTATTCAAGGAGAAGTAGTTGGACCATCATTAGGTCAAGAAGCAATAGATAGTGGTAAATTATCATTTTTAATAGCTTTAGGATTAGTATTAGTATGGATGTTATTTTACTACGGAAAAGCTGGACTTTTTGCCGATATAGCTATGCTATTCAATATTTTACTAATCTTTGGTGTGTTATCAGGATTAGGAGCTGTGTTAACGTTACCAGGTATTGCAGGTATTGTATTAACTATTGGTATGTCGGTTGATGCGAACGTACTTATTTTTGAGCGTATTCGAGAAGAACTTTACAAAGGCAAAGAACAAAAAGAAGCTATTCAAGATGGTTTTGCTAATGCCTTATCATCTATTTTAGATGCAAATATTACAACAGGTTTAACAGCATTAATCCTATTTATTTTTGGTACAGGACCAATTAAAGGATTTGCTACAACCTTACTTATAGGTATTGGTACATCATTATTTACGGCCATCTTTATTACACGATTAATTGTAGATTGGTATGTAGGTAGAGGCGGAAAATTAGAATTCTCTACAGGAATTACTAAAAACCTTTTCAGAAACATAAATATCGAATTCCTTAAAAAGCGCAAGGCAGCTTATATTATATCAGCCGCTTTAATCGTTGTAAGTTTAGGATCGTTATTTACAAATGGATTAGACCAAGGTGTTGATTTTGTAGGAGGAAGAACATATCAAGTACGTTTTGCTAATGATATTAGTGCTTCTGAAATTACGTCTAATTTAACAGATGTATTTGGTAGTGCTGATGCTAAAACATTTGGTAGTGCGAATCAATTAAAAATTACAACTAAATATAAAGTAAACGAAGTAGGAACAGAAGTTGATGAAGAAATCAGACAAGACCTATACAACGCTTTACAACCTTACTTTGATGGTTTAAGCTACGAAGAGTTTATTAGCGATAATGAACACAAAACTGTAGGCTTAATGAAGTATTACAAAGTAAGCCCTACAATTGCCGATGACATTAAGAAAGCTTCTTTCTGGGCTATTTTAGGATCGTTAATAGTTGTATTCCTTTACATCTTATTTAGATTTAAGCGTTGGCAATTCTCTCTTGGTGCGGTAGCAGCCGTATTCCACGACGTGCTAATTGTATTAGGAATATTCTCTTTAACCTATAAGTTTATGCCATTTACTATGGAGATAGACCAAGCATTTATTGCAGCAATTCTTACAGTAATTGGATACTCGTTAAACGATACCGTGGTTGTTTTTGATAGAATTCGTGAATTTTTTAATGAGCATACAAGCTGGGATTTCGATAAAGTTATTAACTCATCGTTAAGCAGTACATTAAGTAGAACATTAAATACCTCGTTAACAACATTAGTGGTATTGCTTTCTATCTTTATTTTTGGTGGCGATTCCATTAGAGGATTCATGTTTGCATTAATAATTGGTGTTATTGTAGGTACGTATTCATCGTTATTTATTGCGACACCAATTATGTATGATACTGTGAAAAGAGGTGATGCAAAAGAAGGATTAAGAAAGAAAGAAGACCCTAAAGAAGAGGAAGAGCAAGAAGCTTAA
- a CDS encoding DUF192 domain-containing protein, which translates to MKKYLLPAIIVGTMFSFSCKEEDAKNIKPTEVSFKKEGELTIFKATSDSIITQLDIEIAKTSYETQTGLMYRSSMKKNRGMLFIFDDVSPRYFYMKNTRIPLDIIYLNENLSIVSIQKNAKPLDESSLPSKVPAKYVLEVNAGLSDVWQLTEGDKITFSELSE; encoded by the coding sequence ATGAAAAAATACCTTTTACCAGCTATTATTGTTGGCACAATGTTTAGCTTTTCCTGCAAAGAAGAGGATGCTAAAAACATAAAACCTACCGAAGTGTCATTTAAAAAAGAAGGTGAATTAACCATTTTTAAAGCCACATCGGATTCTATTATTACACAATTAGATATTGAAATAGCTAAAACTAGCTACGAAACACAAACAGGTTTAATGTACCGCTCTTCAATGAAGAAAAACCGCGGTATGTTATTTATTTTTGATGATGTGTCTCCTCGGTATTTTTACATGAAAAATACACGTATTCCTTTAGATATTATTTATTTAAATGAAAACCTTTCTATTGTTAGTATTCAAAAGAACGCCAAACCATTAGATGAAAGTTCATTACCATCTAAAGTACCTGCAAAATATGTTTTAGAAGTTAACGCAGGACTTTCTGATGTGTGGCAATTAACCGAAGGTGATAAAATAACATTCTCAGAATTATCAGAATAA
- the lgt gene encoding prolipoprotein diacylglyceryl transferase, producing MHLLKFDWNPITGIDIVGNFKLHFYSMMWITAFLIGWYIMKYIFTREKVKLDYLDPLFIYTVLATMIGARLGHVLFYQSELISQDFFSIFLPFRFKPEFEFTGFQGLASHGAAIGIIIGMYLYRKKYTYKSLMWILDRVVIPVASGAIFIRIGNFINSEIIGKVTDSALGVRFIQEEYNKYEVVQLTNIQPAKKAYDAIANNPEFSNLLEAVPYRHPAQLYESFCYIFVFLILWYVYKKTSKGNQLGFLFGLFLVMLWTVRFFVEFVKEPQGDEYINWFGLNTGQWLSIPFILIGLYFMFFYKKTSKKV from the coding sequence ATGCACCTTCTTAAATTCGATTGGAACCCAATTACTGGTATTGATATTGTAGGAAATTTTAAGCTTCATTTTTACAGCATGATGTGGATTACCGCCTTCTTAATAGGCTGGTATATTATGAAGTATATTTTTACCCGTGAGAAAGTAAAATTAGACTATTTAGATCCGCTTTTTATATACACTGTTTTAGCCACCATGATTGGCGCTAGATTAGGGCATGTACTATTTTACCAATCAGAATTAATAAGCCAAGACTTCTTTAGCATTTTTCTACCATTTAGATTCAAACCAGAGTTTGAGTTTACCGGTTTTCAAGGTCTAGCAAGTCATGGTGCCGCCATTGGCATTATTATTGGCATGTACTTATACCGCAAAAAGTACACCTACAAATCGTTAATGTGGATTTTAGATCGTGTTGTAATACCTGTGGCTTCTGGAGCGATTTTTATACGAATTGGAAATTTTATAAACTCCGAAATTATTGGTAAAGTGACCGATTCTGCTTTGGGTGTACGTTTTATTCAAGAGGAGTATAATAAGTACGAGGTGGTTCAATTAACCAACATTCAACCAGCTAAAAAAGCTTACGATGCCATTGCAAATAACCCAGAATTTAGCAACCTATTAGAAGCCGTTCCTTATAGACATCCAGCGCAACTTTACGAATCGTTTTGTTACATTTTTGTATTTCTTATCCTATGGTATGTTTACAAAAAAACATCAAAAGGCAATCAACTAGGGTTTCTCTTCGGGTTATTCCTTGTTATGCTTTGGACTGTTCGTTTCTTTGTCGAGTTTGTAAAAGAGCCTCAAGGCGATGAATACATTAATTGGTTTGGACTTAACACAGGACAGTGGTTAAGCATTCCTTTTATTCTTATTGGACTGTATTTTATGTTCTTCTATAAGAAAACATCTAAAAAAGTTTAA
- the yidD gene encoding membrane protein insertion efficiency factor YidD codes for MRRFVIAPFIFLVKFYQNAISPFFPATCRYQPTCSHYTIEALEKHGLWRGGKLALKRIFSCHPWGGSGYDPVPDKADKN; via the coding sequence ATGAGGCGTTTTGTTATTGCTCCTTTTATTTTTTTGGTGAAGTTTTACCAAAACGCTATTTCTCCTTTTTTTCCTGCTACATGCAGATACCAACCCACGTGCTCACATTATACTATTGAAGCTTTAGAAAAACATGGCTTATGGCGTGGCGGTAAGTTAGCTTTAAAACGTATTTTTAGTTGTCACCCCTGGGGTGGTTCTGGATACGATCCTGTTCCAGATAAAGCAGACAAGAATTAA
- the cysS gene encoding cysteine--tRNA ligase: MPLYQSQDIKIYNSISGEKETFKPINEGHVGMYVCGPTVYSNVHLGNVRTFMSFDMIFRYLKHLGYKVRYVRNITDAGHLENDADAGEDKITKKARLEQIEPMEVVQRYTVDFHNILNTFNFLPPSIEPTATGHIIEQIELIKDIIDNGFAYEVNGSVYFDVHKFNETNEYGKLSKRKLDDLIHNTRELDGQSDKKNPQDFALWKKAEPQHIMRWPSPWSDGFPGWHLECTAMSTKYLGDRFDIHGGGMDLKFPHHECEIAQSEAAKGESPVNYWMHANMLELNGQRMSKTTGNIVNPQELLSGDNTFFSKAFAPSVIRFFIAQAHYRSVLDLTNDGLLASEKGFNRLMEAINLLDGLKTSDASSIDINNWKQKCYDAMNDDFNSPVLIAHLFEAVKYINQIKDESATITAQDLEVLKTTIHNFVFDVLGLQSQSNTNNTDKSKDKLSNVVELLINMRQEARANKDFKLSDQIRDELAEIGIQLKDGKDGTTFTVN, translated from the coding sequence ATGCCATTATACCAATCTCAAGACATAAAAATATACAATTCAATATCTGGGGAAAAAGAAACCTTTAAACCAATAAACGAAGGTCATGTAGGCATGTACGTATGCGGACCAACAGTTTATAGCAATGTACACTTAGGTAACGTTAGAACGTTTATGTCTTTTGATATGATTTTTCGTTATTTAAAGCATTTAGGCTATAAAGTACGTTATGTTAGAAATATTACCGATGCTGGTCACTTAGAAAATGATGCTGATGCTGGCGAAGATAAAATAACCAAAAAGGCGCGTTTAGAACAAATAGAACCCATGGAAGTTGTACAGCGTTATACGGTCGATTTTCATAACATTTTAAACACCTTTAATTTTCTACCGCCAAGTATAGAACCTACTGCAACAGGACATATTATTGAGCAAATTGAACTTATTAAAGACATTATAGATAATGGTTTTGCCTATGAAGTTAATGGCTCTGTATATTTCGATGTTCATAAATTTAATGAAACTAACGAATACGGTAAATTAAGCAAACGTAAATTAGATGATTTAATTCACAACACCCGCGAATTAGATGGTCAAAGTGACAAGAAAAATCCTCAAGATTTTGCTCTTTGGAAAAAAGCCGAGCCGCAACATATTATGCGCTGGCCATCACCTTGGAGCGATGGATTTCCCGGTTGGCATTTAGAGTGCACAGCAATGAGTACCAAGTATTTAGGAGATCGTTTTGATATTCACGGTGGCGGAATGGATTTAAAATTCCCGCATCATGAGTGTGAGATTGCTCAAAGCGAAGCAGCCAAAGGCGAGTCGCCTGTCAACTATTGGATGCATGCCAATATGCTCGAGTTAAACGGACAACGCATGTCTAAAACAACAGGCAACATTGTAAATCCGCAAGAATTGCTTTCTGGTGATAATACCTTTTTTAGTAAAGCCTTTGCGCCTAGTGTTATTCGTTTTTTTATTGCACAAGCCCATTACAGAAGCGTTCTCGATTTAACTAACGACGGCTTATTAGCTAGCGAAAAAGGCTTTAACAGACTTATGGAAGCCATTAACTTATTAGATGGATTAAAAACGTCTGATGCCTCTTCTATAGACATCAACAATTGGAAGCAAAAATGCTACGATGCGATGAATGACGATTTTAACTCTCCTGTTTTAATTGCTCATCTGTTTGAAGCCGTAAAATACATTAATCAAATTAAAGACGAATCGGCAACCATAACTGCTCAAGATTTAGAAGTATTAAAAACCACTATTCATAATTTTGTTTTTGATGTGTTAGGATTACAGTCGCAATCTAATACTAATAACACCGATAAATCTAAAGATAAGCTCTCTAATGTTGTTGAATTACTTATTAATATGCGCCAGGAAGCCAGAGCAAATAAAGACTTTAAATTATCTGATCAAATTAGAGACGAATTAGCCGAAATAGGCATTCAGCTTAAAGACGGTAAAGATGGTACAACATTTACCGTAAATTAA
- the folE gene encoding GTP cyclohydrolase I FolE, with translation MKFDKNIEEFDALGDDHIGTSFDTPLRKDAFNLSNEEKIDIIKDDVRHIMETLGLDLTDDSLNGTPMRVAKMFVKELFGGLNPENKPKASTFDNKYKYGEMLVEKNITVYSTCEHHLLPIVGKAHVAYISSGNVVGLSKMNRIVDYFAKRPQVQERLTIQIVRELQKVLNTEDVACVIDAKHLCVNSRGIRDIESSTVTSEFGGKFKDIATRKEFLDYIKLDTAF, from the coding sequence ATGAAGTTTGATAAAAATATAGAAGAATTTGATGCCTTAGGAGACGACCATATTGGTACTTCGTTTGACACACCTTTACGTAAAGATGCCTTTAACCTTTCCAACGAAGAAAAGATTGACATTATTAAAGATGATGTTAGGCATATTATGGAAACCTTAGGGCTTGATTTAACCGATGATAGCTTAAATGGCACCCCAATGCGTGTGGCAAAAATGTTTGTAAAAGAGCTTTTTGGTGGCCTAAACCCAGAAAACAAACCAAAAGCTTCTACGTTTGATAATAAATACAAGTATGGCGAAATGCTTGTTGAAAAAAACATTACGGTTTACTCCACTTGTGAGCACCATTTACTACCAATTGTAGGTAAAGCACACGTCGCTTACATTTCTAGTGGTAACGTTGTTGGTTTATCTAAAATGAACCGTATTGTCGATTATTTTGCAAAACGCCCTCAAGTACAGGAGCGACTAACTATTCAAATTGTACGTGAACTTCAAAAGGTTTTAAACACCGAAGATGTCGCTTGTGTTATCGATGCCAAACATCTTTGTGTTAACTCTAGAGGTATCCGTGATATTGAAAGCAGCACAGTAACTTCAGAGTTTGGCGGAAAGTTTAAAGACATTGCCACTAGAAAAGAGTTTTTAGACTACATAAAACTAGACACCGCATTTTAA